The Pantoea cypripedii genomic interval TGCGGCTTTGACGCCCGCGCTGCGCCGGGTTGGCTGGTGATCAGATAAAGATCGCGACGCCCACCTGGCGGGCAACTCGCCAGCAGTGCTGCCTGATAATCCGCCAGTTCGGCAGAGATCACCATTCCTTCACCTTTACGAATCACCTGTAACCGCTTCACTTCCGGCTCCATCAGGCGCGCGAAGGGAATATTCAGCGCCACACATAATGACCACAGCGTCTCAATACTGGGATTGCCATTGCCTGCTTCCAGCTGCGACAGGGTCGATTTCGCCACACCGGCGCGACGAGCGACCTCAGTCAATGAAAGACCGGCACGCTGGCGTTCACGCACCAGTCCGGCGGCAATAATATCAATCGGCGGGGTCACAGCTACTCCTGTTCGATATAAAGAACAAATTGTTCATCTTGTAAAACAATGTTGAGGCGTTCATTATAACGACTTTCCTGTTCGATATGAGATCAAATTATTATGCGTCTGGGAGCAGTACCTCTGGATAAAGGGGTGATAAAAGCGATTTTTCTCGTTTGTCTGGCCGATGGAATCGTCGGCCTTTCTTATGGCTCGCTGGCGGCAGCGGATGGTTTTCCCCTCTGGGTGCCGATCGCGCTGTCCACTCTGGTGCTGGCGGGGGCATCTGAATTTCTCTTTATTGGTATTGTCGCCGGTGGCGGCAGTCCGTTCACGGCGGCCGCCGCCGGATTGCTGGTCAATGCGCGTCATTTGCCGTTTGGCATCGCGGTGAAAGATTTGGTCGGGCAGGGTGGTCGCGCGCTGTTTGGCTGCCATATCATGAATGATGAAAGCGTGGTGTTTGGCATTTCGCAACCGAAGCTGGCACAGCGCCGTGCTGCTTACTGGATTTGCGGTCTGGGTATTTTCGCCATCTGGCCACTGAGCGTGATCAGCGGTGCGGTGATTGGTCGCTTTATCCCGGATGTATCGGCGATTGGTCTGGACGCCGTGTTTCCCGCCATTCTGATTGCGCTGATTTTCCCGGCGCTGCGCCAGCGCCGCACGCGCTTCCCGGCTTCGCTCGGAGCATTGCTTTCGGTACTGGCTACGCCATTTGTTCCAGCCGGGATGCCGGTGCTGTTTTCTTTATTAGGTTTGCTGAGCTGGCGGGAGCGTAAATAATGGAAAATGGCTTAATCATTGCGGGTATCGCGCTGCTGGCGAGTGGAACTTATCTGATCCGTTTTGCCGGATTCCGTCTCGGCAGCCGCATGCAGATGTCCGAACGCGCGCGCAGCATGTTGTCCGATGCCGCCACCGTGTTGCTGCTGGCAGTGGCTGTCACCACCGCGCTGTTTGAAGGTACTCACTTCGCGGGTGTTGCCCGTATCGCAGGTGTGCTGTTTGCCGTCTTCCTTGCCTGGCGCAGAGCACCGCTGATTGTGGTGATCATCGGGGCGGCGTTAATGACGGCAATCCTGCGTTACCTTGGCGTCCCCTGATCGCGCCAGGTTTGCGCACGCAATTGATACACCAGGCTGGCGGGAGCGCCGGGAATGTCCTCAACCCGGTCATAACAGCGCAACCCCGCCTTTTCCAGTACCTGCTGGGATGCCAGATGATCTTCGCGTACCGCCGCATCAACCACTGGCAGCTGGCAATGATCAAAGGCATAGGCAATCACCGTGCGGGCAAATTCAGTGGCATACCCTTTGCCCCATGCCTCTTTTGCCAGCCGGTAGCCAAGATTATTCACCGGCTTGCCGACAAACTCCCGCACCGTTAATCCGCCAAAACCTACGACTTCTTGAGATCGCTCGCGTAGACAAATCGCCCAATTGCCAAACGGATACGATTGCCAGTGCGCCAGCCAGCGTGTTAACACTTCTTCGGTAAAGGTGAGGTCAGGAAAAGGGCCGGTGGGATTAAACATGTTGGTGCCGGGATCGCCATAAATGGCGAATAAGGTTTGCAGGTCCTGCATTTCCACCGGGCGCAGAAAAAGTCGTGCCGAGAACAGTTGCATATCACTCACCTTAATTATCTTCCTGATCGCGTTTTTCGATTATAAGCACAGCAGGAGAAACCATGACACCTCGTTTAGCTCGTCCTGATGAAGCTGCCGCGCTGTGGCGTATTCGTAACCTCGCGATTCGCCACGGTTGTCAGGCCGTCTATCCCGCCGATGTGATTGCCGCCTGGACCCCCGACCCGTTACCAGAAGGGTATTTTGACGCGATACGCGGTAATCCTTTCTTTGTGGTTGATGACCCTCTGCATGGCGTTGCCGCCACCGGTTTTCTCGATCTGGCGAACGGCAGCGTTGAAGCCATTTTCACGCTGCCATCCTGCCACGGCAAAGGCTACGCCAGCGCTATTATGCAGGCGATTGTGCGGGAGGCGCGTCAGCGCGGTTTTCGCCAACTGACGCTGGCGGCGACACCCAACGCCTGCGGATTTTATCTGCGTCACGGTTTTAGCGTGGTGAAAGAAAGCCTGTATCACTCGGCGCTGGCCGGTGCGGCTTTACCCTGTGTTGAGATGAAATATGACCTTTAAGACTATGATTACAGGACATCAACAAAAGAAGGATCTGGATAAGATGGTGATTAACTGCGTGGTCTATCGCCACGGCAAGCGTGAAGAGAATGTCAACATTGCCGATATCAGTGAGGTGCTGAAAGAAGACAACACCTTTGTCTGGCTGGGATTGTATCAGCCGGATGCCGCCTTTATGCAGACGCTGCAACAGGAGTTCAGCCTGCATGAGCTGGCGATTGAAGATGCGTTGGTGGCGCATCAGCGCCCGAAAATTGAGCAATATGGCGAGTCGGTGTTTGTGGTGGTCAAAACCGCGCATCTTGACGATCAGCAACGCATCTCCTTTGGTGAAACGCACTTCTTCCTGGGTAAAAACTTTCTGATCACCGTGCGCCACGGTTCCACCGATGGCTATGGCGGTATCCGCGCGCGTGCGGAAAAAAATCAGGCGATGATGAGCGAAGGGCCAGGCTATGCCATGTATTGCATTCTCGACTGTATCGTTGATAACTACGCCAAAATTACCGCCAGCCTGAGTAAGCGCATCAGCGAAATGGAAGACCAGATGTTCACCACCCGTTTTCATCGCGATACGCTGGAAGAGGTTTATCATCTGCGACGCGAGTTGCTGTCGCTGCGCAATGCGGCGATGCCAGTCACCGAAATTTGCCCGCAGCTGGTGCGCTTCCACGAAAATCTGATCCCAAAAAATCTGCGCGCTTACCTGCGTGATGTGCAGGACCATGCGCACCATGTGATGATCGATGCTGAAGATATGCGCGAAATGCTCACCAGCGCCATGCAGGTCAATCTGGCGCTGGTCTCGGTACAGCAAAGTGAGGTGAACAAGAAGCTGGCCGGATGGGGTGCGGTGCTGATTGTACCCACCATCATTTTTAGTATGTACGGCATGAACTTCGCCGATATGCCGGAGCTGCATACCCACTTTGGTTATCCGATAGCGCTGCTGGTGACCTTTATGATCTGTGGTTTTATGTGGTGGCGACTGAAACGTTCTGGCTGGCTGTAATCGGGCAAGGCGATTTTTTAGTCAAACGATTTTGTTATCACTGTGCGCGGAAAGGGGGCAATTTGTGGGTTGTCGCACATTCCGCGCGTTCATCGTTCCAGCAGCGCGAAAACTGCTGACCCCACCAGCAACGGTGATTCCGGTAGTTAAATATTCAACCTTATGTCATTTTTCTGACATTTTATACTCTCTCCCGTCATCACGCTTTCCTATCACTGCCTTTGGATAAATACAACATATCCCACATTAACAACATAAACCGGTCTTGCATCTCTCCACAGCTATGCCACTATCAGCTCAACAGTGGGTCGGATGGATAGAGCGTGAACATGCAGGTTATGCCGGATTTATTAAGCGCGGCGGCACGGATTCGTCAGGGTGAGTGCAGCAGTGTGGCATTGGTGGAGTTTTGTTTGCAGCAGATAAAAACCCACAATCCCACATTTAATGCCTTCGGTGATGTCTATTACCAGCAGGCATTGGCTGAAGCAGAAATCTGCGACCGTGAACGCCAGCAGGGAAAATTGCGCGGTCCGCTGCATGGTGTGCCATTCGGTATTAAAGATCTGTTTTCTACTGCCGGATTGCGGACCTGCAAAGGCTCTCTCACCGCGGTGGATAATGTTCCGGATAGCGATGCGCCGATTATTGCGCGCTTAAAAGCAGCGGGTGCGATCATTATCGGTAAAACCGCCACCACCGAATTTGGCTGGACCGGCTCCAGTTATTCTCGCGTGTATGGTCATGGTCGTAACCCGTGGGATCCGTCTCTGACCAGCGGCGGCTCCAGCTCCGGATCAGCGATCAGTGTGGCGGCGCGTATGGTGCCTGCGGCACTGGGGTCGGATGGCGGTGGCTCGGTACGGATTCCCGGTGCGTTTTGCGGCATCTTTGCCCTCAAGGCATCGCTGGGGCGTATTCCCACCTGGCCGTGGTCCGCGACGGAGATGCTCAGCCATGCCGGGCCGATGACGCGCACAGTGCGTGACAGTGCGCTGCTGTTTGATCTGCTCTCCGGCCCGGATGCGCGCGATCATCAGGCGTTACCGGCGAAAACCGAAAGCTGGCTGGAACGTTGTGATGCGCCGCTGCCACCGCTGCGCGTGCACTACAGCCCGACCCTGTTTAATACGCCCGTCGATGCCCGCATTGCCGCCTGTGTTGAGCAGGCCGTTGAGCAGATGGCACATGCGCTGCCGATCACGCTGACCGCTAAACCGCTCAGCTGGCAAAGCCCGTTCGACACTTTCGATACCTTGTGGAGCGGAGGCCGCGGTATCGCTTATGGCGCGGCACTCCGGCAGCAACTTGACCAGCTGGATCCTGGTTTTGCCGCCCTGATTGAACGGGCGCAACGCATCGATCTGGCCGATTACCTGAACGCGCAAAAACAGCGGGCCTTTTTTGCCAGCCAGGTCCATGCGCTGTTTGACGAGGTGGATTTACTGATTACGCCCACGTTGCCGATTCTGCCCTTTGCTGCCGATCGTCATGTCCCGCAAGGGCAACCAGAGGGAGACAGCGGTGTGGAGTGGGCGCGCTGGACGCCGTTTACCTGGCCTTTCAATCTGAGCGGCAATCCGGCGGCGACGGTGCCGTGCGGCTTTACCCCGGAAGGTTTACCGGTGGGATTACAGGTGATCGGACGCCGTTATGCCGAAGGGGATGTATTGCAG includes:
- the corA gene encoding magnesium/cobalt transporter CorA; translation: MVINCVVYRHGKREENVNIADISEVLKEDNTFVWLGLYQPDAAFMQTLQQEFSLHELAIEDALVAHQRPKIEQYGESVFVVVKTAHLDDQQRISFGETHFFLGKNFLITVRHGSTDGYGGIRARAEKNQAMMSEGPGYAMYCILDCIVDNYAKITASLSKRISEMEDQMFTTRFHRDTLEEVYHLRRELLSLRNAAMPVTEICPQLVRFHENLIPKNLRAYLRDVQDHAHHVMIDAEDMREMLTSAMQVNLALVSVQQSEVNKKLAGWGAVLIVPTIIFSMYGMNFADMPELHTHFGYPIALLVTFMICGFMWWRLKRSGWL
- a CDS encoding helix-turn-helix domain-containing protein, with translation MTPPIDIIAAGLVRERQRAGLSLTEVARRAGVAKSTLSQLEAGNGNPSIETLWSLCVALNIPFARLMEPEVKRLQVIRKGEGMVISAELADYQAALLASCPPGGRRDLYLITSQPGAARASKPHPPGSVEHVIIAQGRALVGPSDAPVLLGPGDYICYPADEPHLFEALEPNTMAVQLSEQN
- a CDS encoding GNAT family N-acetyltransferase, whose amino-acid sequence is MQLFSARLFLRPVEMQDLQTLFAIYGDPGTNMFNPTGPFPDLTFTEEVLTRWLAHWQSYPFGNWAICLRERSQEVVGFGGLTVREFVGKPVNNLGYRLAKEAWGKGYATEFARTVIAYAFDHCQLPVVDAAVREDHLASQQVLEKAGLRCYDRVEDIPGAPASLVYQLRAQTWRDQGTPR
- a CDS encoding amidase, producing MQVMPDLLSAAARIRQGECSSVALVEFCLQQIKTHNPTFNAFGDVYYQQALAEAEICDRERQQGKLRGPLHGVPFGIKDLFSTAGLRTCKGSLTAVDNVPDSDAPIIARLKAAGAIIIGKTATTEFGWTGSSYSRVYGHGRNPWDPSLTSGGSSSGSAISVAARMVPAALGSDGGGSVRIPGAFCGIFALKASLGRIPTWPWSATEMLSHAGPMTRTVRDSALLFDLLSGPDARDHQALPAKTESWLERCDAPLPPLRVHYSPTLFNTPVDARIAACVEQAVEQMAHALPITLTAKPLSWQSPFDTFDTLWSGGRGIAYGAALRQQLDQLDPGFAALIERAQRIDLADYLNAQKQRAFFASQVHALFDEVDLLITPTLPILPFAADRHVPQGQPEGDSGVEWARWTPFTWPFNLSGNPAATVPCGFTPEGLPVGLQVIGRRYAEGDVLQFCAALEALMLWDQHVPNLSPRDL
- a CDS encoding GNAT family N-acetyltransferase; this translates as MTPRLARPDEAAALWRIRNLAIRHGCQAVYPADVIAAWTPDPLPEGYFDAIRGNPFFVVDDPLHGVAATGFLDLANGSVEAIFTLPSCHGKGYASAIMQAIVREARQRGFRQLTLAATPNACGFYLRHGFSVVKESLYHSALAGAALPCVEMKYDL
- a CDS encoding AzlD domain-containing protein, which codes for MENGLIIAGIALLASGTYLIRFAGFRLGSRMQMSERARSMLSDAATVLLLAVAVTTALFEGTHFAGVARIAGVLFAVFLAWRRAPLIVVIIGAALMTAILRYLGVP
- a CDS encoding AzlC family ABC transporter permease, whose amino-acid sequence is MRLGAVPLDKGVIKAIFLVCLADGIVGLSYGSLAAADGFPLWVPIALSTLVLAGASEFLFIGIVAGGGSPFTAAAAGLLVNARHLPFGIAVKDLVGQGGRALFGCHIMNDESVVFGISQPKLAQRRAAYWICGLGIFAIWPLSVISGAVIGRFIPDVSAIGLDAVFPAILIALIFPALRQRRTRFPASLGALLSVLATPFVPAGMPVLFSLLGLLSWRERK